The following coding sequences are from one Kushneria phosphatilytica window:
- the proC gene encoding pyrroline-5-carboxylate reductase — MASQITFIGAGNMARAIFGGLIESGYPADAITATARHQQTLDTLAARYGINVTTDNAGAVADADVVILAVKPQLMRNVCQSLGEALAIGRPLIISVAAGITVDTLADWLDDPTLPIVRCMPNTPSLVGTGASGLFAGQQVSAEQRELAESLMRAVGIVEWVEEETLLSAVTAIAGSAPAYFFYMIEALEKAGVARGLSPDSSRRLAIQTALGAARMADQSEYDPETLKQQVMSPKGTTERAIHCFEQAGLERIVDDATRACFDRAEELARELQQR; from the coding sequence ATGGCAAGCCAAATTACCTTTATCGGGGCCGGCAATATGGCCCGTGCCATTTTTGGCGGACTGATCGAGAGCGGCTACCCCGCTGATGCCATTACCGCTACTGCACGTCATCAACAAACGCTCGACACGCTGGCGGCGCGCTATGGCATCAATGTCACTACCGATAACGCCGGGGCAGTGGCAGACGCCGATGTAGTCATCCTGGCAGTCAAGCCACAACTCATGCGTAATGTATGCCAGTCACTTGGTGAAGCGCTCGCCATCGGCCGCCCGCTGATCATCTCGGTAGCCGCCGGTATCACCGTCGACACCCTGGCTGACTGGCTCGATGATCCCACTCTGCCCATCGTGCGCTGCATGCCCAACACCCCTTCTCTGGTAGGCACCGGTGCCAGCGGATTGTTTGCCGGTCAGCAGGTCAGTGCCGAGCAGCGTGAACTGGCCGAGTCGCTGATGCGCGCCGTGGGCATTGTCGAGTGGGTCGAAGAAGAGACGCTGCTTAGCGCCGTCACCGCCATTGCCGGCAGCGCCCCGGCCTACTTTTTCTACATGATCGAGGCCCTGGAAAAAGCCGGGGTAGCACGTGGGCTGTCTCCGGACAGCTCACGCCGGCTGGCCATTCAGACAGCACTGGGCGCAGCACGCATGGCCGATCAGAGCGAATACGATCCCGAAACCCTCAAGCAACAGGTGATGTCGCCGAAAGGCACCACTGAGCGAGCGATTCACTGCTTCGAGCAGGCCGGTCTGGAGCGCATCGTCGATGATGCGACCCGGGCCTGCTTCGATCGGGCCGAAGAGCTGGCCCGAGAACTCCAGCAGCGCTGA
- the metX gene encoding homoserine O-succinyltransferase MetX yields the protein MPDTSSAASVGLVTPSTACFDTPLELACGRVLPEWELVYETYGELNDERSNAVLVCHALSGHHHAAGYHHVDDRKPGWWDAHIGPGKSIDTRRFFVIVINNLGGCHGSTGPTSVNRESGRLWGPDFPLMTVPDWVNSQAMLADRLGIERFAAVVGGSLGGMQVLQWALSYPERIANAVVIAATTRLSAQNIAFNEVARQAIRSDPEFHDGWYAEHGVVPRHGLRLARMVGHITYLSEDAMGTKFGRDLRTESPNFGYDVEFEVESYLRYQGDTFSTRFDANTYLLMTKALDYFDPAGTHGNDLVAALSPAQCRFLVISFTSDWRFAPSRSRELVDALLHADKPVSYVNIDSPYGHDAFLLPNPRYEAALGGFMKRVAAETAERGETTRSGVSG from the coding sequence ATGCCTGACACCTCGTCTGCCGCTTCGGTCGGCCTGGTCACACCCAGCACGGCTTGCTTCGATACGCCGCTTGAACTCGCCTGTGGCCGCGTCCTGCCGGAATGGGAGCTGGTCTACGAAACCTATGGCGAACTCAATGACGAGCGCAGCAATGCCGTGCTGGTCTGCCACGCGTTGTCAGGCCATCACCATGCTGCCGGCTACCATCATGTCGACGACCGCAAGCCGGGCTGGTGGGATGCTCATATCGGCCCTGGCAAATCGATCGACACCCGTCGTTTTTTCGTCATTGTCATCAACAACCTGGGTGGCTGCCATGGCAGCACCGGGCCGACCAGTGTCAATCGAGAAAGCGGTCGTCTGTGGGGTCCGGACTTCCCACTGATGACGGTGCCCGACTGGGTCAACAGCCAGGCCATGCTTGCCGACCGGCTGGGTATTGAACGGTTCGCCGCGGTGGTGGGTGGTAGCCTGGGCGGCATGCAGGTACTTCAATGGGCACTGAGCTATCCGGAGCGCATTGCCAATGCCGTGGTGATCGCTGCCACGACACGCCTCTCTGCCCAGAACATTGCCTTCAATGAAGTTGCTCGTCAGGCCATTCGCTCCGATCCCGAATTTCATGATGGCTGGTACGCCGAACACGGTGTGGTGCCGCGTCATGGTCTGCGTCTGGCACGCATGGTCGGCCACATCACCTATCTTTCGGAAGATGCGATGGGCACCAAGTTCGGTCGTGATCTGCGTACCGAGAGTCCCAACTTCGGCTATGACGTGGAATTCGAAGTTGAGTCCTATCTGCGCTATCAGGGAGACACCTTCTCCACTCGCTTCGATGCCAACACCTATCTTCTGATGACCAAGGCGCTGGATTATTTCGACCCCGCCGGTACGCATGGCAATGACCTGGTAGCAGCACTCTCACCGGCGCAATGCCGCTTTCTGGTAATCAGTTTCACCAGTGACTGGCGTTTCGCACCGAGTCGCTCCAGAGAGCTGGTGGATGCTCTGCTGCATGCCGACAAGCCGGTCAGCTATGTCAATATCGACTCACCCTACGGCCATGACGCTTTTCTGCTTCCCAACCCTCGTTATGAGGCCGCCCTGGGCGGGTTCATGAAGCGCGTGGCTGCCGAGACGGCTGAAAGGGGTGAGACAACGCGATCGGGAGTATCAGGCTGA
- the tyrS gene encoding tyrosine--tRNA ligase, which yields MTEVAEALAVIKRGAHEILVEEELERKLASGRKLRIKAGFDPTAPDLHLGHTVLINKLRQFQDLGHEVLFLIGDFTGRIGDPTGKSVTRKPLTEEEVRANAHTYQEQVFRILHPEQTRVVFNAEWMSKLSAADMIELAAQSTVARMLERDDFEKRYRGNQAIAIHEFLYPLIQGYDSVALEADVELGGTDQKFNLLMGRELQKHYGQEPQVVITMPLLEGLDGVQKMSKSLGNYVGITDRPGEMFNKIVSMPDSLMWRYFELLSLKPMSEVRELMGQVEAGANPRDIKMVLARELVARFHGEEAAASAHRSSGNQMAEGELPEDLPEVTVDLEGQARMPIGAILNRAGLVTNSAQAKDMLNNGRVWVDGEVVARDRMLEAGATHVIQAGKKRFARVILQ from the coding sequence ATGACCGAGGTCGCCGAGGCGCTGGCAGTAATCAAGCGTGGTGCGCATGAAATCCTGGTAGAGGAAGAGCTCGAACGGAAACTGGCTTCCGGGCGCAAGCTACGTATCAAGGCCGGTTTCGATCCCACGGCGCCCGATCTGCACCTGGGGCATACGGTGTTGATCAACAAGCTCCGTCAGTTTCAGGATCTGGGACATGAGGTGCTGTTCCTGATTGGCGATTTCACCGGCCGGATTGGTGACCCCACCGGCAAGAGTGTGACGCGCAAACCATTAACGGAAGAAGAAGTCCGGGCCAACGCGCACACCTATCAGGAACAGGTCTTCAGGATTCTGCATCCCGAGCAGACCCGGGTGGTATTCAATGCCGAGTGGATGAGCAAGCTGTCAGCAGCTGACATGATCGAATTGGCGGCTCAGTCAACCGTGGCACGCATGCTGGAGCGGGACGATTTCGAAAAGCGCTACCGAGGCAACCAGGCGATTGCCATTCACGAGTTCCTCTATCCATTGATTCAGGGATATGACTCGGTGGCCCTGGAAGCGGATGTCGAGCTGGGAGGGACCGATCAGAAATTCAATCTGCTGATGGGCCGTGAGCTGCAGAAGCACTATGGTCAGGAACCGCAGGTCGTGATCACCATGCCCTTGCTTGAAGGGCTCGACGGTGTGCAGAAAATGTCCAAGTCGCTGGGCAACTACGTCGGCATCACGGATCGGCCGGGGGAGATGTTCAACAAGATTGTTTCCATGCCCGACAGTCTGATGTGGCGCTATTTCGAGCTTTTGTCACTCAAGCCCATGTCGGAGGTACGCGAACTGATGGGACAGGTGGAAGCAGGGGCCAATCCGCGCGATATCAAGATGGTACTGGCACGTGAACTGGTGGCGCGTTTCCATGGTGAAGAGGCAGCTGCCAGTGCTCATCGCTCCAGTGGCAATCAGATGGCCGAGGGCGAATTGCCCGAGGATCTGCCAGAAGTAACGGTCGACCTGGAAGGTCAGGCACGTATGCCAATCGGGGCAATCCTCAATCGAGCTGGCCTGGTGACAAACAGCGCTCAAGCGAAGGATATGCTCAATAATGGAAGAGTATGGGTCGATGGCGAAGTGGTTGCGCGGGATCGAATGCTGGAAGCTGGTGCCACGCACGTGATTCAGGCCGGCAAGAAACGTTTTGCCCGGGTCATCTTGCAGTAA
- a CDS encoding anhydro-N-acetylmuramic acid kinase: MPLMIGLMSGTSLDGIDAALVRCSDDHPPRLLATHGEVMPDELRQALWELTHADTVSFAHLARLETQFTRLQAETVAALLTQADTKAEEIAAIGSHGQTIEHRPDDDFPWTCQLDNPSLLAELTGCPVVGDFRRRDLAAGGQGAPLAPAFHAALFRDPLEWRVLLNLGGFANVSLLPPTGSTHLITGFDTGPANALMDGWYARHHAGTFDRDGAWAATGRVNNALLQRLLADPFFHRPPPRSTGREHFHQQWLDEQLTGQEMPEDVQATLLELTAKSIRDGIVMGLSTSSNAHPVSVVPCGGGAHNHCLIERLTALLAPMTLLPCEHLGWSPDWLEAGAFAWLAWRRLNGQPGNLATVTGAQGARVLGGLYAR, from the coding sequence ATGCCCCTGATGATCGGACTGATGTCGGGTACCAGTCTGGACGGTATTGATGCAGCTCTGGTGCGCTGCAGCGACGACCATCCTCCCCGGTTACTGGCTACTCACGGTGAGGTCATGCCGGATGAATTGCGCCAGGCATTGTGGGAGCTGACCCACGCCGATACAGTGAGCTTCGCGCATCTGGCACGACTGGAGACGCAGTTTACCCGGTTACAGGCCGAGACTGTCGCCGCCCTGCTGACCCAGGCCGATACAAAAGCGGAAGAGATTGCGGCGATCGGCAGCCACGGACAAACCATTGAGCATCGTCCTGATGACGATTTTCCCTGGACCTGCCAGCTCGACAATCCCAGCCTGCTGGCCGAACTGACCGGCTGCCCGGTAGTCGGAGACTTTCGTCGCCGCGACCTGGCTGCCGGAGGACAGGGCGCGCCACTGGCGCCGGCCTTCCACGCCGCTCTGTTTCGCGATCCTCTGGAATGGCGGGTACTGCTCAACCTTGGTGGCTTTGCCAATGTCTCCCTGCTCCCTCCCACAGGGAGTACTCATCTGATCACCGGATTCGATACCGGCCCGGCCAATGCGCTGATGGATGGCTGGTATGCCCGTCATCATGCCGGCACTTTCGACCGCGATGGCGCCTGGGCAGCGACCGGCCGGGTGAACAATGCCCTGCTGCAGCGACTGCTGGCTGACCCCTTCTTTCATCGTCCGCCACCGCGCAGCACCGGTCGGGAGCACTTTCATCAACAGTGGCTGGATGAACAACTGACCGGGCAGGAAATGCCAGAGGATGTACAGGCCACCCTGCTGGAACTGACAGCCAAAAGTATTCGCGACGGCATTGTCATGGGCCTGTCCACAAGTTCGAACGCTCACCCTGTCAGCGTGGTGCCTTGCGGAGGCGGTGCGCACAACCACTGCCTCATCGAGCGACTCACGGCACTGCTGGCACCGATGACGCTGCTCCCCTGCGAACACCTGGGTTGGTCACCGGACTGGCTGGAAGCAGGCGCCTTTGCCTGGCTGGCCTGGCGACGACTGAACGGTCAACCCGGCAATCTGGCAACCGTTACCGGTGCACAGGGTGCACGTGTTCTGGGCGGCCTCTACGCCCGCTGA
- a CDS encoding YggT family protein, which translates to MGTQLGNTGIMLINTLINLYLFVLMLRFLLHASKADYYNPISQGVVKATSPLVAPVQKVLRPMGPIDVATLVVGLVVKAIGIILVLWIVGYGVPPIINLLLAAVAGVANAILKIYFFALIIMIILSWVAPRASHPGALLVMQITEPIMAPVRRIIPPLGMIDLSPIVVFLLINVIDSLVVGSLSRASGLGALVGF; encoded by the coding sequence ATGGGGACCCAGCTGGGCAATACCGGCATAATGCTGATCAACACTCTGATCAATCTGTACCTGTTCGTGCTGATGCTGCGCTTTCTGCTGCATGCTTCGAAAGCCGACTACTACAATCCCATCAGCCAGGGTGTGGTCAAGGCGACCTCTCCACTGGTGGCCCCGGTGCAGAAGGTACTGCGACCAATGGGTCCCATTGATGTCGCCACGCTGGTGGTGGGTCTGGTAGTCAAGGCGATCGGTATCATTCTGGTGCTGTGGATCGTCGGTTATGGCGTGCCGCCGATCATCAATCTGCTACTGGCGGCAGTAGCCGGCGTTGCCAATGCCATTCTCAAGATCTATTTCTTCGCTCTGATCATCATGATCATTCTCAGCTGGGTGGCGCCACGTGCCAGTCACCCCGGCGCGCTGCTGGTCATGCAGATCACCGAACCGATCATGGCGCCGGTTCGTCGCATTATTCCTCCGTTGGGCATGATCGATCTCTCACCGATCGTGGTCTTTCTGTTGATCAATGTCATCGACAGCCTGGTGGTCGGCTCACTGAGTCGCGCATCAGGGCTGGGAGCGCTGGTCGGGTTCTGA
- a CDS encoding MFS transporter, which produces MKRSSLLLNIEYRAISGLSLLYGVRMLGLFMVLPILALYSSHLEHATPTLVGVALGGYGLTQAILQIPFGMLSDRIGRKPVIALGLMLFIIGSIIAALATSIYGVIIGRCIQGSGAVAGAIMALLADRTREEVRTSAMATIGMSIGVAFAVAMVAGPLVAHAFGLEGVFWCTALLAALGLPILWRFVPAAPRQRHRDVGTDRSQFFNMLRRPDLLRLDFSILALHAILTGCFVAVPVRLAALGIPASEHGWVYLPVMATAFIGMIPLIIIAEKYRHMKAVFTGTVISLVFTLTAMSLIPADSWLLVALLWLFFVAFNLLEATLPSLISKSAPAGTKGTAMGIYSTSQFLGASLGGTVGGIVSGAIGSSAVFGAGACLALIWTLVVWRMPEPRYLSSQIISLGPLREEPERVLTERFQSIAGVEDVLVASDEGVAYLKVDRTRLDDEALNSLTGSTS; this is translated from the coding sequence ATGAAACGCTCTTCGCTACTTCTGAACATCGAATATCGCGCCATCAGCGGGCTCTCTCTGCTCTATGGTGTCAGAATGCTGGGCCTGTTCATGGTGCTGCCCATACTGGCGCTCTATAGCAGCCATCTCGAGCATGCCACTCCTACCCTGGTCGGGGTGGCTCTGGGCGGTTACGGTCTTACCCAGGCCATTTTGCAGATCCCATTCGGTATGCTCTCCGACCGAATCGGCCGCAAACCTGTCATCGCTCTGGGTCTGATGCTTTTCATCATCGGCAGCATTATTGCCGCATTGGCAACTTCCATATACGGAGTCATCATCGGACGTTGCATTCAGGGGAGCGGCGCTGTGGCAGGCGCCATCATGGCTCTTCTGGCCGATCGTACGCGTGAGGAAGTGCGCACCAGTGCCATGGCCACCATTGGCATGAGTATCGGAGTGGCATTTGCTGTAGCAATGGTCGCAGGACCATTGGTGGCACACGCTTTTGGGCTGGAAGGTGTTTTCTGGTGCACGGCGCTGCTGGCTGCTCTTGGGCTCCCGATCCTCTGGCGCTTCGTACCCGCTGCTCCACGTCAGCGACATCGGGATGTCGGCACGGACCGCTCCCAGTTTTTCAACATGCTTCGACGCCCGGATCTGTTGAGGCTGGACTTTTCGATCCTCGCCCTGCATGCCATTCTCACCGGTTGCTTTGTCGCCGTTCCTGTTCGTCTTGCAGCACTGGGTATACCGGCTTCAGAACATGGCTGGGTCTACCTGCCCGTTATGGCGACGGCTTTCATTGGCATGATTCCGCTGATTATCATTGCCGAAAAGTATCGCCACATGAAGGCGGTATTCACCGGCACTGTCATCTCACTGGTGTTCACGCTGACAGCCATGAGTCTCATACCGGCTGATAGCTGGTTACTGGTCGCCCTGCTCTGGTTGTTTTTTGTCGCCTTCAACCTGCTGGAGGCAACGCTTCCTTCTCTGATCAGCAAGTCAGCCCCGGCCGGCACCAAAGGGACCGCCATGGGGATTTACTCAACCAGCCAGTTCCTTGGTGCCTCACTGGGTGGCACCGTAGGCGGTATTGTTTCGGGGGCAATAGGCAGCAGTGCCGTATTCGGGGCCGGCGCCTGCCTGGCACTGATCTGGACACTGGTTGTCTGGCGCATGCCGGAGCCACGCTATCTTTCCAGTCAAATCATTTCGCTGGGACCGCTGCGCGAGGAGCCGGAACGCGTACTGACAGAGCGTTTTCAATCCATTGCGGGTGTCGAAGACGTGCTGGTAGCCAGTGACGAAGGCGTAGCCTATCTCAAGGTTGACCGCACTCGACTGGACGACGAAGCCCTGAACAGCCTCACAGGTAGCACCTCTTGA
- a CDS encoding YggS family pyridoxal phosphate-dependent enzyme: MTEHYNRPSAGTSSTIEDHIVRVRHRLEQALDAAGRPVDSARLLAVSKTQPASAIRAAYATGQLAFGENYLQEALEKQQMLQDLPLEWHFIGALQSNKTREVAEHFEWVHTVDREKIARRLSDQRLGTQQPLNICLQVNVNDESGKAGTTFEALPALAESVLELPNLSLRGLMAIPAASKDHETQRLAFRQLREALSRLQERFPEAPLDTLSMGMSNDLEAAILEGATLVRIGSAIFGARPTP, translated from the coding sequence ATGACAGAGCATTACAACCGGCCATCCGCCGGCACAAGCAGCACTATCGAAGACCATATCGTCCGGGTACGGCATCGGCTTGAGCAGGCCCTGGACGCTGCCGGTCGCCCTGTTGATAGCGCACGTCTGCTGGCGGTCAGCAAGACACAGCCAGCATCAGCGATCCGGGCAGCCTATGCGACAGGTCAGCTTGCCTTTGGCGAAAACTACCTGCAGGAAGCACTGGAGAAACAACAGATGCTGCAGGATCTGCCGCTGGAATGGCACTTCATTGGCGCGCTCCAGTCCAACAAGACCCGGGAGGTCGCCGAGCATTTCGAGTGGGTCCATACCGTCGATCGGGAGAAGATCGCACGACGACTCAGCGATCAGCGTCTCGGGACGCAACAGCCGCTCAACATCTGCCTGCAGGTCAATGTCAATGATGAGTCCGGCAAAGCCGGCACCACTTTCGAGGCGTTACCCGCGCTGGCAGAAAGCGTGCTGGAACTGCCCAACCTCTCCCTGCGCGGATTGATGGCCATCCCGGCCGCCAGCAAAGACCACGAGACCCAGCGTCTGGCCTTTCGTCAGCTGCGTGAAGCGCTCTCCCGGTTGCAGGAAAGGTTTCCGGAGGCGCCACTCGATACGCTTTCGATGGGCATGAGCAATGACCTCGAAGCGGCCATTCTGGAAGGTGCCACACTGGTTCGGATCGGTAGTGCCATTTTCGGCGCCCGGCCAACCCCCTGA
- the metW gene encoding methionine biosynthesis protein MetW: protein MRSDLTLIHRWVPEGARVLDLGCGDGTLLAALHQNKQVSGYGLEIDHDGISACLEKGVNVIEQDLDQGLTNIPDDAFDLVVMTQALQVLRRPDLMLEEMLRVARECIITFPNFAWWRHRLHLGLRGRMPVSNALPHQWYDTPNIHLSTFRDFEQLCRERGHTITDRAVGNGHREYWRAQRWPNLFGQVAIFRVRR, encoded by the coding sequence ATGCGCAGCGATCTTACCCTGATTCACCGCTGGGTCCCCGAAGGGGCCAGGGTGCTCGACCTCGGTTGTGGTGATGGCACCCTGCTGGCAGCACTGCATCAGAATAAACAGGTCAGCGGTTATGGGCTGGAAATTGACCATGACGGGATCAGTGCATGTCTGGAGAAAGGGGTCAATGTCATTGAACAGGATCTTGATCAGGGCCTGACCAATATCCCCGATGATGCCTTCGACCTGGTGGTCATGACCCAGGCACTTCAGGTATTGCGACGACCGGACCTGATGCTCGAAGAGATGCTTCGAGTCGCCCGTGAATGCATTATCACCTTTCCCAACTTTGCATGGTGGCGTCATCGACTGCATCTGGGCCTGCGCGGCCGGATGCCGGTGTCGAATGCGCTCCCTCACCAGTGGTACGACACCCCCAATATCCACCTGTCGACCTTCCGTGACTTCGAACAACTCTGCCGTGAACGGGGCCATACCATTACCGATCGGGCCGTGGGGAATGGCCACCGCGAGTATTGGCGGGCGCAGCGCTGGCCCAACCTGTTCGGTCAGGTGGCCATCTTCCGGGTGCGTCGCTGA
- a CDS encoding type IV pilus twitching motility protein PilT, giving the protein MDITELLAFSAKQKASDLHLSAGLPPMIRIDGDIRRLNVPPLDDSAVRALLHSVMTDPQRAEYETALEIDFSFELSGVSRFRVNVFTQQRGAAGVFRTIPATVPELEELGLGEVFRQLASLKHGLVLVTGPTGSGKSTTLAAMLDYINRNRHEHILTIEDPIEFVHTARRCLINQREAGRDTHGVAAALRSALREDPDVILVGELRDLETIRLALTAAETGHVVFATLHTTSAARTVDRIVDVFPGEEKSMVRSMLSESLQGVISQTLLKRIGGGRVAAHEVLVATPAIRNLIREDKVAQIYSALQTGGGAGMQTMEAAINRLATEGLIVHGGHATE; this is encoded by the coding sequence ATGGATATTACCGAACTGCTGGCATTTTCGGCAAAGCAGAAGGCCTCCGACCTGCATCTGTCGGCCGGCCTGCCACCGATGATCCGCATTGATGGTGATATTCGACGCCTCAATGTGCCGCCGCTGGATGATAGTGCGGTACGTGCCCTGTTGCACTCCGTGATGACTGACCCGCAACGAGCGGAGTACGAAACAGCGCTGGAAATCGATTTCTCCTTCGAGCTGTCAGGTGTCTCGCGCTTTCGTGTCAATGTGTTCACCCAACAGCGTGGTGCAGCCGGGGTGTTCAGGACCATTCCCGCCACCGTGCCCGAGCTTGAGGAGCTCGGCCTGGGCGAAGTGTTTCGTCAGCTGGCGTCGCTCAAACATGGTCTGGTACTGGTCACCGGGCCTACCGGCTCAGGCAAGTCCACTACGCTGGCGGCAATGCTCGATTACATCAATCGAAATCGTCATGAGCATATCCTCACCATCGAAGATCCCATCGAATTTGTACACACGGCACGACGTTGCCTGATCAACCAGCGCGAAGCCGGACGGGACACCCATGGGGTGGCTGCGGCGCTGCGTTCGGCCTTGCGGGAAGACCCGGATGTCATTCTGGTGGGAGAGCTGCGCGATCTGGAAACCATTCGGCTGGCGCTGACCGCCGCCGAGACCGGGCATGTGGTGTTTGCCACTCTGCATACCACCTCGGCAGCGCGTACGGTGGATCGCATTGTCGATGTCTTCCCGGGGGAAGAAAAATCGATGGTGCGCTCGATGCTTTCCGAATCGCTGCAGGGCGTGATCTCCCAAACGTTGCTCAAACGGATCGGTGGCGGTCGCGTAGCGGCGCATGAAGTTCTGGTAGCCACGCCCGCCATTCGCAATCTGATCCGTGAAGACAAGGTGGCGCAGATTTACTCGGCACTGCAGACCGGGGGCGGAGCAGGCATGCAGACCATGGAGGCGGCCATCAATCGGCTGGCTACCGAGGGCCTGATCGTCCATGGCGGTCACGCGACCGAATGA